The Streptomyces sp. CG1 genome window below encodes:
- a CDS encoding BTAD domain-containing putative transcriptional regulator, with product MQFRLLGNLEVTVGQDGSLLLAPKLRTILALLLISRGRTVPLSRFIDELWQDRPPATVNATMQTYIYQLRKALGSDEGQDGAVALLTESAGYALRTPADHVDVHVFENRLAAGRAALDAGDCETASRSFDEALAEWRSAVLADVPKGPFLESYAVRLEEARMQATELRIEAYLRLGRHPEVLPELKAHIVEHPLHEGFHCRLMLALHRCGRRYEALEVYARLRTALAAELGLEPSPSVQHLHRALLSGDPALDRTRRHPLAVPDLVTVPAQLPPDIADFHGRSAELERLERLCGRQSGQTAPRVLALTGMAGAGKTALAVRLAHRVRHRFPDGQFHACFAASEPGSASAPGAHSALGSFLHGIGFTPEQVPTDLVGRAQLFRSWCADRAVLVLLDDVASADQVRTLLPGGPGCAVLVTSRRPLYGLGGARGMELELLPPEDAVELLAQVACRRWAARELQTAHTVAGLCEHLPLALRAVGSELALSSRISLDGALRRLADPDGRLDALETGGDGPGTRLWSSYARLDEPTKQALHQLCEVEGPEAGSTVFTAEGAAGLLGLPPLAAEAALVRLHDERFLLASRPSGPHEVRYRLLDLVRLFVHRAAPSAVRPSFTTR from the coding sequence ATGCAGTTCCGGTTGCTGGGCAATCTCGAGGTGACGGTCGGGCAGGACGGCTCCCTGCTGCTGGCTCCGAAGTTGCGGACGATCCTCGCCCTGCTCTTGATCTCGCGCGGCCGGACCGTGCCCTTAAGCCGGTTCATCGACGAACTGTGGCAGGACCGCCCGCCCGCCACCGTCAACGCCACCATGCAGACCTACATCTACCAGCTCCGCAAGGCCTTGGGTTCCGACGAGGGGCAGGACGGTGCCGTGGCCCTGCTCACCGAATCCGCAGGGTACGCCCTGCGGACCCCGGCCGACCACGTCGACGTCCACGTCTTCGAGAACCGCCTCGCGGCGGGCCGGGCGGCGCTGGATGCCGGCGACTGCGAGACGGCCTCCCGGTCCTTCGACGAGGCGCTGGCCGAGTGGCGGTCCGCGGTCCTGGCCGACGTCCCCAAGGGGCCCTTCCTGGAGTCCTACGCGGTACGCCTCGAAGAGGCCCGGATGCAGGCCACTGAGCTGCGCATCGAAGCGTACCTGCGGCTCGGCCGCCATCCCGAAGTGCTGCCCGAGCTGAAGGCCCACATCGTCGAGCACCCGCTGCACGAGGGCTTCCACTGCCGGCTGATGCTCGCCCTGCATCGCTGCGGGCGACGCTACGAGGCATTGGAGGTGTACGCGCGGCTGCGGACGGCGCTCGCCGCCGAGCTGGGCCTGGAGCCGTCGCCCTCCGTGCAGCACCTGCACCGGGCCCTGCTCTCCGGCGACCCGGCGCTCGACCGGACCCGCAGGCACCCGCTGGCCGTGCCCGATCTCGTCACCGTGCCCGCCCAACTCCCCCCGGACATCGCGGACTTCCACGGCCGGTCGGCCGAGCTGGAGCGGCTGGAGAGGCTCTGCGGCCGGCAGAGCGGGCAGACCGCTCCCCGCGTCCTCGCACTGACCGGCATGGCCGGCGCTGGGAAGACGGCACTCGCCGTCCGGCTGGCGCACCGGGTCCGGCACAGGTTTCCGGACGGCCAGTTCCACGCGTGCTTCGCTGCGTCCGAGCCCGGTTCCGCAAGCGCCCCGGGCGCGCACTCCGCTCTCGGCTCGTTCCTGCACGGCATCGGCTTCACTCCCGAACAGGTGCCCACAGACCTCGTGGGCCGGGCGCAGCTCTTCCGTAGCTGGTGCGCGGACCGCGCGGTGCTCGTGCTGCTCGACGACGTGGCCTCGGCGGACCAGGTCCGCACGCTGCTGCCCGGCGGGCCGGGATGCGCCGTGCTGGTCACCAGCCGTCGCCCGCTCTACGGGCTCGGCGGGGCCCGCGGCATGGAACTCGAGCTGCTGCCGCCGGAGGATGCCGTGGAACTGCTGGCCCAAGTCGCGTGCCGCCGCTGGGCCGCCAGGGAACTGCAGACCGCTCACACCGTCGCTGGCCTCTGCGAGCACCTGCCGCTCGCCCTGCGTGCCGTCGGCTCCGAACTCGCCCTGTCGTCCCGCATCTCGCTCGACGGTGCCCTGCGCCGCCTCGCCGACCCCGACGGCCGGCTGGACGCCCTGGAGACCGGGGGCGACGGCCCGGGCACTCGGCTGTGGAGCTCGTACGCGCGCCTCGACGAGCCCACCAAGCAGGCCCTGCACCAGCTCTGCGAGGTGGAGGGACCGGAGGCGGGCAGCACCGTGTTCACGGCGGAGGGGGCGGCCGGCCTGCTCGGGTTGCCGCCGCTCGCCGCAGAAGCGGCGCTCGTACGACTGCACGACGAGCGGTTCCTGCTGGCTTCCCGTCCCAGCGGGCCGCATGAGGTGCGCTACCGGCTGCTGGACCTCGTACGGCTCTTCGTGCACCGGGCCGCTCCCTCGGCCGTCCGTCCCTCCTTCACCACTCGCTGA
- a CDS encoding XRE family transcriptional regulator → MADDVDNSALATRLDDLFNKSRPEGRRWTNSEVAAQIKSRHPQIRVSGAYLSALRNGTRTRPSPELQTALAEFFGVSPAYFVDPDHADRVSAQLAGLEALSQAGVRGVALRAVGLQQDSLEAITAMLDHVRRLQGLPPVEG, encoded by the coding sequence ATGGCCGACGACGTAGACAACTCCGCTCTTGCCACGCGACTGGATGACCTGTTCAACAAAAGCCGCCCCGAGGGGCGACGATGGACAAACAGCGAGGTGGCAGCCCAGATCAAGAGTCGGCATCCCCAGATCCGCGTCAGCGGCGCCTACCTTTCAGCACTACGAAACGGCACGCGCACACGCCCGTCCCCAGAGCTGCAGACAGCGCTCGCAGAGTTCTTCGGCGTCTCGCCCGCCTACTTCGTAGACCCTGACCATGCGGACCGAGTCAGCGCTCAACTCGCAGGGCTAGAGGCGTTGAGCCAGGCAGGTGTGCGCGGGGTCGCCCTGCGGGCTGTGGGTCTGCAACAAGACAGCCTTGAGGCAATTACAGCCATGCTCGATCACGTGAGGAGACTTCAAGGTCTACCCCCTGTAGAAGGATGA
- a CDS encoding MAB_1171c family putative transporter, protein MWLAVALRAPTAMRSSEQRPLWLAVLGAAVAVTLNLPRVNGLVYLVTGPTHVTALARNLVGVLTSAAVLDFVFLAARGRHTYPLYAVAGLVMALLIWLDTTARAHLVHAIPPTGEPSPSTPYWAVLITVNLSTNVMCATACWQYSRTSDPALRAGLRLFGLGAVFAGAYWLLDATYFGVRCSWIPSVTPLLMGCYAAARASALCVPVWAAAALTLRRLKLLWQLWPLWRDLVDAVPDVCLEQRRRRAHHFLRWPVPLDLRLYRTVIEIRDAILVLRAYAPQTALDDIRSHFEHEGLPPAEANSQALACWLYMARNSKAGGAPPRHDTLTIPVLGGSDLQHEIDFLRKVSKANSSPEVRTLASRLGHRSTTN, encoded by the coding sequence ATGTGGTTGGCGGTCGCCTTACGGGCTCCGACCGCGATGCGGTCAAGCGAGCAACGCCCTCTGTGGCTAGCGGTTCTGGGTGCCGCAGTCGCAGTGACGCTCAATCTGCCGCGGGTGAACGGCCTCGTCTACCTGGTCACAGGCCCCACACACGTGACGGCGCTTGCCCGGAACCTAGTCGGCGTTCTCACCTCTGCCGCCGTACTGGATTTCGTCTTTCTGGCAGCTCGCGGCCGTCATACATACCCGCTGTACGCAGTAGCCGGGCTTGTGATGGCCCTGCTCATCTGGCTGGACACGACAGCGCGAGCACACCTGGTCCATGCCATCCCTCCCACAGGTGAACCCTCACCGTCGACCCCGTACTGGGCAGTCCTCATCACTGTCAACCTCTCCACGAACGTCATGTGCGCAACCGCTTGCTGGCAGTACAGCCGCACCAGCGACCCGGCTCTGCGCGCCGGCCTACGTTTGTTCGGCCTGGGCGCGGTCTTCGCCGGGGCCTACTGGCTGCTCGACGCCACGTATTTCGGAGTTCGCTGCTCGTGGATTCCGTCAGTGACTCCGTTGTTGATGGGCTGTTATGCCGCCGCGCGAGCCAGTGCACTCTGCGTTCCCGTCTGGGCTGCAGCTGCGTTGACACTTCGGCGACTGAAGCTCTTGTGGCAACTCTGGCCGCTGTGGCGCGACCTGGTAGACGCAGTGCCCGACGTATGTCTGGAACAGCGTCGCCGACGCGCCCATCATTTCCTGCGGTGGCCCGTTCCACTGGACCTACGTCTCTACAGAACAGTGATCGAGATCCGGGACGCAATCCTCGTCCTACGCGCCTACGCCCCACAGACAGCGTTGGACGACATCCGATCCCACTTCGAGCACGAGGGCCTACCCCCGGCTGAAGCCAATTCTCAAGCGCTGGCCTGCTGGCTGTACATGGCTCGAAACTCCAAGGCAGGCGGTGCACCCCCACGGCACGACACCTTGACCATCCCTGTCCTCGGAGGAAGTGATCTTCAGCACGAGATCGACTTCCTCCGGAAGGTTTCCAAGGCAAACAGCTCACCCGAGGTCCGTACGCTTGCCAGCCGCCTCGGCCACCGATCAACGACAAACTGA
- a CDS encoding serine hydrolase domain-containing protein, translating into MEIHGSCTDRFAIVREIFSDSLRSGGDIGASVAIYLDGEPVVDLWGGYADQEHTRHWQQDTITNVWSTTKTMTALCALVLTDRGELDLFAPVATYWPEFSAAGKGAIEVRHLLSHTAGLPDWDQPMTLDDLCDWEKATTLLARQSPRWQPGTASGYHRFTHGFLIGEVIRRICRQSVGTFFAEQIATPLDADFHIGLTAEDDCRVSDVIPSADPAPAPNPRVTIPVGSYVTARDTWRTQWRRAEIPAVAGYGNARSVAAVQSVLACEGRAPRGRLLSEATCRAVFDEQSHGIDLVLGIPLRFGMGYALNASNAPVRTDGLRTCYWGGRGGSLVVNDLDSRMTIAYVMNRMTNLGLTDPRGQRLLKAAYTALGEPLASRD; encoded by the coding sequence ATGGAAATCCACGGCAGTTGCACAGACCGGTTCGCCATAGTCCGGGAAATATTCTCCGACTCTCTGCGCAGCGGAGGCGACATCGGCGCCTCGGTAGCGATCTACCTGGACGGCGAACCTGTCGTCGACCTGTGGGGAGGCTACGCCGATCAGGAACACACCCGGCACTGGCAGCAGGACACCATCACCAACGTATGGTCCACCACCAAGACGATGACCGCGCTGTGCGCCCTTGTCCTCACCGACCGCGGCGAACTCGATCTCTTCGCACCTGTAGCGACATACTGGCCCGAGTTCAGCGCGGCAGGAAAGGGGGCCATCGAGGTCCGGCACCTGCTCAGCCACACCGCAGGTCTCCCCGACTGGGATCAGCCAATGACGCTCGACGACCTGTGCGACTGGGAGAAGGCCACCACTCTGCTGGCCCGCCAGTCACCCCGCTGGCAGCCCGGCACGGCCTCCGGATATCACCGGTTCACCCACGGCTTTCTGATCGGTGAGGTCATCCGTCGTATCTGCCGGCAGTCGGTCGGCACGTTCTTCGCGGAGCAGATCGCCACGCCCCTGGACGCCGATTTCCACATCGGCCTCACGGCCGAAGATGACTGCCGTGTCTCCGATGTCATCCCCTCCGCCGATCCTGCACCCGCGCCCAACCCCCGCGTGACCATACCCGTCGGCTCCTATGTAACCGCCCGGGACACCTGGAGGACCCAGTGGCGCCGCGCCGAGATCCCTGCTGTGGCAGGATACGGAAACGCTCGATCGGTGGCCGCCGTCCAGTCGGTACTCGCCTGCGAAGGTCGGGCTCCACGAGGGCGTCTGCTCTCCGAAGCCACGTGCCGCGCAGTGTTCGATGAACAGTCCCACGGCATCGATCTGGTTCTCGGCATCCCCCTCCGCTTTGGCATGGGCTATGCCCTGAACGCGAGTAACGCACCAGTCAGGACAGACGGCCTTCGAACCTGTTACTGGGGTGGCCGAGGTGGATCACTCGTGGTCAACGACCTCGACTCACGCATGACCATCGCCTACGTGATGAACCGGATGACCAACCTCGGGCTGACTGACCCACGTGGCCAAAGGCTCCTCAAAGCCGCCTACACGGCTCTGGGCGAACCTCTCGCATCCCGCGATTGA
- a CDS encoding DUF6507 family protein, translated as MALGKFVEGTEKDVAFLPLRASDSANGAIEATNAYLAGDLEQAWNAQHHATLPPDVTAFLEKARKKADGRR; from the coding sequence GTGGCACTGGGGAAGTTCGTCGAGGGTACGGAGAAGGACGTGGCGTTCTTGCCGCTGCGCGCCAGCGACTCGGCGAACGGCGCGATCGAGGCGACCAACGCCTACCTGGCCGGGGATCTGGAGCAGGCGTGGAACGCCCAGCACCACGCAACGCTGCCGCCTGACGTGACAGCGTTCCTGGAGAAGGCCCGCAAGAAGGCGGACGGCCGACGGTGA
- a CDS encoding type VII secretion system-associated protein, protein MDESHPAVPPVSDAVRAQAAKMPGSWVYAIDPYFDPAGKVPSYGIVGAWKVDNRGNVTKEFQHNPRYRPSPRARGMKEPTDHLDSVIQLASTGYASDLDMQNTLLRSVVYVIPTSTGIVEPHLQDGNRFVVGIYTSPVHAPSAVPEVQRMLFQDVLRDLPEHVILKLNPHSSVSAEVAIDDIRRAAEQ, encoded by the coding sequence ATGGATGAATCCCACCCGGCAGTGCCACCGGTGTCAGATGCGGTACGCGCACAGGCCGCCAAGATGCCAGGTTCCTGGGTCTACGCTATCGACCCCTACTTCGACCCGGCCGGAAAGGTCCCATCGTACGGAATCGTTGGCGCATGGAAAGTTGATAATCGCGGGAATGTCACGAAAGAATTCCAACATAATCCGAGATATCGCCCATCGCCTCGTGCTCGCGGCATGAAGGAGCCAACGGATCATCTGGACTCTGTCATCCAGCTTGCTTCGACGGGTTACGCCTCTGACCTCGACATGCAGAATACCCTTTTGCGCTCAGTCGTGTACGTGATTCCGACGTCAACCGGGATCGTGGAGCCCCACCTTCAGGATGGAAATCGCTTTGTCGTCGGGATCTACACAAGCCCGGTGCACGCGCCAAGTGCAGTTCCAGAAGTGCAGCGGATGCTGTTCCAGGACGTACTGCGCGACCTGCCAGAGCATGTCATTCTGAAGCTGAACCCTCATAGTTCGGTATCCGCCGAAGTAGCCATTGATGATATTCGTCGGGCGGCGGAGCAGTGA
- a CDS encoding MarR family winged helix-turn-helix transcriptional regulator produces the protein MGVAPSLMVSRADYLEALGAIQRVRDPQDRRRQLLTLTEEGERLLDRRTSLVRTLDKEFVAGLTEEHRKALDEALRVMANRAGLL, from the coding sequence ATGGGGGTTGCGCCCAGCCTGATGGTGTCGCGGGCCGACTACCTGGAGGCTCTCGGCGCGATTCAGCGGGTCCGGGATCCGCAGGACCGCCGCCGGCAGCTACTGACACTCACCGAGGAGGGGGAACGCCTGCTAGACCGCCGCACATCCTTGGTGCGGACCCTGGACAAGGAGTTCGTGGCCGGGTTGACGGAGGAGCATCGGAAGGCGCTGGACGAGGCGCTGCGCGTGATGGCGAATCGCGCCGGCCTGCTGTAG
- a CDS encoding UvrD-helicase domain-containing protein, whose protein sequence is MRPTDEQTAAADAFHAGDHLALQAGAGTGKTTTLALLAHATQRRGRYLAYNRAIAQDARARFPSTVQCKTAHALAYAAVGHRYTSRLNAPRRPAWQTGQALGLTRAVRIGDREVSQRALSNAVLRTVTRFCHSADEKITCHHVPKLRGLEDNDLHRELATHIVPFARKAWSDLQHPDDGAVRFDHDHYLKIWALTQPTLNADFLLLDEAQDTNPVVEQIFLNQRSHTQLVMVGDSAQAIYHWRGAKDVMTGFDGSHLSLSQSFRFGPRLAEEANRWLHLADAPIRLTGTPAVPTEIGPVTSPDAVLCRTNVGAMAQVMALMADGQRVALVGGGDSLRALALAARDLKEGRRTTHPELLLFPTWGELQDYAAHDPAGRELQPLVDLVDKHGADAILGAVAALAPEQQAEVTVSTAHKAKGREWACVRIADDFTPPKDSDQGDDNGCPRPRPIEDSEARLAYVAVTRTRHRLDMVGLSWIDHHPDGNPTR, encoded by the coding sequence ATGAGACCCACCGACGAACAGACTGCAGCAGCCGACGCCTTCCACGCCGGCGACCACCTGGCCCTCCAAGCTGGCGCCGGCACCGGCAAAACCACCACCCTCGCCCTGCTCGCCCACGCCACCCAACGCCGCGGCCGCTACCTCGCCTACAACCGGGCCATCGCCCAGGACGCACGCGCCCGCTTCCCCAGCACCGTCCAGTGCAAGACCGCCCACGCCCTGGCCTACGCCGCCGTCGGCCACCGCTACACCAGCCGCCTGAACGCGCCCCGCCGCCCCGCCTGGCAGACCGGGCAAGCCCTCGGCCTGACCAGAGCCGTCCGTATCGGCGACCGCGAGGTCTCCCAACGCGCCCTGTCCAACGCCGTCCTGCGCACGGTGACCCGCTTCTGCCACAGTGCCGACGAGAAGATCACCTGCCACCACGTGCCCAAGCTGCGCGGCCTGGAAGACAACGACCTTCACCGCGAACTCGCCACCCACATCGTGCCGTTCGCCCGCAAGGCCTGGAGCGACCTGCAGCATCCCGACGACGGCGCCGTGCGCTTCGACCACGACCACTACCTGAAAATCTGGGCCCTCACCCAGCCGACACTGAACGCCGACTTCCTGCTGCTGGACGAGGCCCAGGACACCAACCCCGTCGTCGAACAGATCTTCCTCAACCAGCGCAGCCACACCCAGCTCGTCATGGTCGGCGACTCCGCCCAGGCCATCTACCACTGGCGCGGCGCCAAAGACGTCATGACCGGCTTCGACGGCAGCCACCTGAGCCTGTCCCAGTCCTTCCGCTTCGGCCCCCGCCTCGCTGAAGAAGCCAACCGCTGGCTGCACCTGGCTGATGCCCCGATCCGGCTCACCGGCACCCCCGCCGTGCCGACCGAAATCGGCCCCGTCACCAGCCCCGACGCTGTCCTGTGCCGCACCAACGTCGGCGCCATGGCCCAGGTCATGGCGTTGATGGCCGACGGACAACGGGTCGCCTTGGTCGGAGGAGGCGACAGTCTGAGGGCTCTCGCTCTGGCCGCCCGCGATCTGAAGGAAGGCCGCCGTACCACCCACCCCGAACTCCTTCTCTTTCCGACCTGGGGAGAACTGCAGGACTACGCCGCCCACGATCCCGCCGGACGCGAACTGCAGCCCCTGGTCGACCTCGTCGACAAGCACGGCGCCGACGCCATCCTCGGGGCCGTGGCCGCACTTGCTCCCGAACAGCAAGCCGAGGTGACCGTCTCGACTGCACACAAGGCCAAGGGGCGTGAATGGGCCTGCGTGAGGATCGCCGACGACTTCACCCCACCGAAGGACAGTGACCAAGGAGACGACAACGGATGCCCCCGACCCAGGCCCATCGAGGACAGCGAGGCCCGTCTTGCCTATGTAGCCGTCACACGCACGCGCCATCGTCTGGACATGGTCGGACTGTCATGGATTGACCACCACCCGGATGGAAACCCAACCAGGTGA